GGCGGCGGCGAGTCGCTGGCGGCGATTCTCGGCGGCAAAGTCACCGCGGGCATTTCCGGAATGAGCGAGTATGAAGGACAGATCAAGTCCGGCAAGCTGCGCGCGCTCGGCATAACGTCGGAGAAGCGCATCGCCGGCAGCGACATTCCGACCTTCAAGGAACAGGGTATCGACCTCGTGCTGGCCAACTGGCGCTCGGTGGTCGCACCTCCCGGCATCACGCCGGCCCAGCGCAAGACCCTGAGCGACGCGGTGGAGAGCATGGTCAAGTCGGATGCCTGGAAGGACATCCTCAAGCAGAAGGGCTGGGATGACGCCTATCTTTCCGGCGACGCGTTCGCCGACTTCCTGAAGAAGGAAAATGCGCGCGTCACCGACGTGCTGAAGTCGGTCGGCCTCGTCAAGTCATGACAGACCTTCCGCAGGGGCCGGCGTCGCGGCGCGTCGACCGCGCCGGTGTCGTTATTGCGCTCGCGCTCGCCGCACTTGCCGTGATGCTGGTATGGGACTCGCGGCAACTGCCAACCACCACGATGTATGGCATGGGGCCCGAGGTGATGCCGGTCGTCATCGCCATCGGACTTGGTTTGCTTGCGATCGGCAATCTGATCGACGCGCTGCGCGGCAACCTGCCGCCGCGCGAGAGCGCCGATCCCAGGGCTGTCCTGCTGATCCTCGGCGGGCTGGCGCTGCTGATCGCCATCATCGGCCTCGGCGGCGGCTTCATCCTTGCGACGTCGGCACTGTTCGTCACCACGTCGGCGGCCTTTGGACGACGCGCCATTCTCGCCGACTCCGCCATCGCGCTCGTGATGAGCACGCTGATCTATCTCGCTTTCGATCGGCTGCTGACGTTGAGCCTCCCCACCGGGCCTCTGGAAAGACTGCTGTAATGGAAACTTTCGCCGCGCTCGCGCATGGCATGGCTGTCGCCGTGCAGCCGATGAACCTGCTCTACGCGCTGAT
This portion of the Bradyrhizobium sp. AZCC 2262 genome encodes:
- a CDS encoding tripartite tricarboxylate transporter TctB family protein codes for the protein MTDLPQGPASRRVDRAGVVIALALAALAVMLVWDSRQLPTTTMYGMGPEVMPVVIAIGLGLLAIGNLIDALRGNLPPRESADPRAVLLILGGLALLIAIIGLGGGFILATSALFVTTSAAFGRRAILADSAIALVMSTLIYLAFDRLLTLSLPTGPLERLL